The segment AACGATTAAAGTTTTCTTGGGGGTCGGGTTTTTACAACAGTTTAGGCTTCTAACTTTCGATAATAGAGAAACCGTCCCCTACAAGACTTGATGCCAATAGTAATAAAAAAAGAGTTGAATTTGACATCTAATAAGTAAATTATTGGGAAAATAGAGGATTTAAGACCATGACCAATACACCAATGCAAATTACAACCGATTTAAGTGTAGTATTGTCACAAATAAATCAAAAATTAGATAGAATTGACGAGAAGTTTGACGCTAAATTTGAAAAGCTTGAACAAAAAGTTGAGAAACTTGATGAGAAGTTTGAAAGAAGAATCAATGAATTAGATCAGAAATTTGAAAAAAAATTTGATGAACTCGATCAGAAATTTGAAAGGAAATTTGATGAACTCGATCAGAAATTTGAAAGAAAGCTTGATGAACTCGATCAGAAATTTGAAAGGAAATTTGATGAACTCGATCAGAAATTTGAAAGGAAATTTGATGAACTTGATCAGAAATTTGAGACTAAGTTTGAAAAGCTTGACACCAAAATCAACACGCTTCAACAAACAACCAATGAAATTAATACTAGATTGACTAAAGTTGAGGAAAAAGTACAAAATATTGAAAAACGAGTTGATACAATAGAGACAGAACAAAAAACTTTAGTTAGCGATGTAGCAGATTTAAAAGGAGTAAAATCGTTAATTATTCCGATTGTTGTTGCAGTAGTTACCAGTATTTTAACCTTACTTATTCGGGTAATTCCTAACCCCTAATTATCAATTATCAATCATCCCTGATCAATTCCTCCTGATCCAGTTACAAAAAAAATGGTAATATTGCTAATCGTGGGACTGTGAGTCATCCCATCCACAGCAAACAGGTTATCTTTATGGCATCTATCCGCGAACTGCATCAGCAACTCATCAACAAAGAACGTTCGGCTGTCGAAATTACCACAGAAGCATTAGAACGCATCGCAGCAATAGAACCCCAAGTTAAAAGTTTCCTCTGTATCACCGCCGATCGCGCTTTAGAGACTGCCAAAGCAGTAGACCAAAAAATTGCCGCCAAGGAAGAAATAGGGCTATTAGCGGGCATTCCGATAGGAATTAAGGATAATATGTCTACCAAGGGAATACCGACCACCTGCGGATCGAGAATATTAGAGAATTTTATCCCTCCCTACGAATCAACCGTAACCCAGAAATTACAGGAAATTGGGGCGGTAATGGTGGGAAAAACCAACTTAGATGAGTTTGCCATGGGGAGTTCCACCGAAAACTCTGGTTATCAAGTAACTGCTAACCCTTGGGACTTGGAACGGGTTCCGGGGGGTTCTTCTGGAGGATCGGCTGCTGCGGTAGCGGCGGAAGAATGTGTGGTAGCCTTGGGATCGGATACAGGAGGATCAATCCGTCAACCAGCTTCCTTATGCGGGGTAGTGGGACTAAAACCTACCTACGGGTTAGTGTCTCGTTTTGGATTAGTAGCGTACGGATCGTCCTTGGATCAAATTGGACCCTTTGGGAGAACGGTGGAAGATGTAGCGATTGTCTTAGGGGCGATCGCGGGTTATGATGCCAAAGATTCCACCAGTTTAAAGCTTCCTATTCCTGATTATACGACCTTTCTTAACCCCAGTTTAAAAGGGGTAAAAATCGGTATTATTGAAGAAACCTTTGGAGAAGGGTTAGATTCTATTGTTGCTGAAACCGTTAATAAAGCGATCGAACAATTACAAGCATTAGGGGCAACTATTGAGAGGATTTCTTGTCCCCGTTTCCGTTATGGTTTACCCGCTTATTATATTATTGCACCCTCGGAAGCGTCGGCTAATTTAGCCCGTTATGATGCGGTTAAATATGGCATTCGAGAAGAAGCAGCAACTCTTCTAGAAATGTATAATAAAACCCGTGCTAAGGGATTTGGTTCAGAAGTGAAACGACGAATTATGATCGGAACTTATACCCTGTCTGCGGGTTATTATGATGCTTATTATTTAAAAGCTCAAAAAGTCCGTACTTTAATTAAACAGGATTTTGATAAAGCGTTTGAATCCGTTGATGTTTTAGTTTGTCCTACTTCCCCCACAACTGCGTTTAAAGCAGGGGAAAAAACCGACGATCCTTTGAGTATGTATTTGTCAGATTTAATGACTATTCCGGTTAATTTAGCGGGACTTCCAGGGATGAGTATTCCCTGCGGTTTTGATCAACAAGGTTTACCGATTGGACTCCAATTAGTCAGCAATGTTTTAGAAGAAGGTAAACTGTTTAATGTTGGATATGCTTACGAACAATCAACCGAGTGGCATAAACAGAAACCACCCCTAAAGTAGTTGATACGCAATAGTAATAACTTTAAGGAGGAACAAGTCAGACGATGATAAATCATTTTGTGGTAAAAGCGATGGTAAGCGGGTTAGGAGTAGGATTAATTGTCTATCTTACTCTGTGTTTAGTCTTGGCAATATGGCAACATCGACTTATTTTTGTCCCCTCCCGTCAGATGGATTATACTCCGAAAGACTTGGGGTTAAATTACGAAGATGTTTGGTTAACTGTACTCAATTTAGAAGGCAAAAAAGAACGGCTTCATGGGTGGTGGATACCCGCTAATTCGAGTAAGATAGATAACCCCAAAGTTATCCTATATTTCCATGGCAATGGGGGTAATATTAGTTATAACTTAACCCCGGCTCAACGGTTCCAAAGTTTAGGCTTTTCTGTCTTCATGATCGACTATCGGGGATACGGGGAAAGTGAGGGAAATTTTCCCACTGAAGCAGAAGTTTATCGGGACTCCCAAACCGCTTGGCATTATTTAGTAGAACAACGCAAAATTAAGCCTCAAAATATTATAATCTATGGACATTCTTTAGGAGGTGCGATCGCAATCGATTTAGCCGTAAGACAACCCCAAGCAGGGGGAATTATTGCGGAAAATACTTTCACTTCTCTCCGGCAAATGGTGGACTATCAAAGTCAATTTTATCAAGTCTTTCCCATAGATTTAATTTTACACCAACGCTTTGATTCTTTAGGTAAATTAAGATTATTACAAATTCCTTTGTTATTGATTCATGGAACCAGCGATCGCACTGTTCCATCTTTTATGAGTCAAAGGCTTTTTAATCTTGCCAATGTTCCCAAACAATTGTTATTAGTTCCCTATGCGGATCATAATAATGTTGCCAGTGTTAGTGGAGAAAATTATCTTGAAGCGATTCAAGAATTTAATCACTTAATTGATGATAACTTAACTCAAAGAAATGTTAAGGATAAAGCTCATTTTTTACCAAGATAAATAAAAAGGAGTTAAGCAGAAATAAATTATGTGGCAAACTCAGACAAGAGAACCATTCTTTCTAGAAGGTAATGATGCTCGAAATTATCTAGATTTATCGAGAAGCTTAGTTGAGCGGTTGTGTGAATTTTGTGATGATATTGATGAAAGTGATCAATACAGTGAAAGAACAGGATGTCTAATCTTTTGATTTGGTTTGAGGAGATGATGAAGATTTTCAGATCACCTCTTATAAACCACGGGTTGTTGATGGAAATACTTGGATATAAGCCCAGTCGGGGGCTTTTACGACAATTTTGCCCTTGACTGTCGCGCAGATGCCATAATTCGTCGTTGTAACGGCAGTCTCAGGAATTTTGCCCGCAACTTCTAAGCTATCGGTTAAGGCCCCAGCCAAGGCAGGTTGATGAATATTATCCACGGGATCATCGGGTAAGATAAAATCCTCGGGCAGTTTTTCCCATTGAAGGTCATAGAATGCACTTGTTACCGATGTCATGTTACTCAAAAAAATTTATTTAGTGCTTTCATACTATACTAAAACAAGATAGGATATAAAGATCAGCCAGTTATATTGATTATTAATCATTCCTAATGCCTACCCTCACTCCTTCTTTACCCTCCATTAACTTTCCTTTAACCGCAGTTGTTGGACAAGAAGCCATCAAATTAGCCTTACTTTTAGCGGGTGTTGATCCAGGGTTAGGAGGAGTGGTCATTGCCGGCCGTCGAGGAACCGCAAAATCCGTTTTAGCGAGGGGTATTCATGCCTTATTACCCCCCATTGAAAGAATTGCCAATAACCCCTTTAACTGCGATCGCAACAAACCCAGTGAATGGGATGATAACACCCAAGAAGAATACGAAAGTATACGCTTAGAAGACATCCCCACCGAAATTATTCCCGCACCTTTTGTGCAAATTCCCATTGGTGTTACCGAAGATAGACTATTAGGATCAGTTGATGTTGAAGAGTCTGTCAAACGTGGAGAAGCCGTCTTTCAACCAGGTTTATTAGCACAGGCACATCGAGG is part of the Rippkaea orientalis PCC 8801 genome and harbors:
- a CDS encoding coiled-coil domain-containing protein encodes the protein MTNTPMQITTDLSVVLSQINQKLDRIDEKFDAKFEKLEQKVEKLDEKFERRINELDQKFEKKFDELDQKFERKFDELDQKFERKLDELDQKFERKFDELDQKFERKFDELDQKFETKFEKLDTKINTLQQTTNEINTRLTKVEEKVQNIEKRVDTIETEQKTLVSDVADLKGVKSLIIPIVVAVVTSILTLLIRVIPNP
- the gatA gene encoding Asp-tRNA(Asn)/Glu-tRNA(Gln) amidotransferase subunit GatA; this encodes MASIRELHQQLINKERSAVEITTEALERIAAIEPQVKSFLCITADRALETAKAVDQKIAAKEEIGLLAGIPIGIKDNMSTKGIPTTCGSRILENFIPPYESTVTQKLQEIGAVMVGKTNLDEFAMGSSTENSGYQVTANPWDLERVPGGSSGGSAAAVAAEECVVALGSDTGGSIRQPASLCGVVGLKPTYGLVSRFGLVAYGSSLDQIGPFGRTVEDVAIVLGAIAGYDAKDSTSLKLPIPDYTTFLNPSLKGVKIGIIEETFGEGLDSIVAETVNKAIEQLQALGATIERISCPRFRYGLPAYYIIAPSEASANLARYDAVKYGIREEAATLLEMYNKTRAKGFGSEVKRRIMIGTYTLSAGYYDAYYLKAQKVRTLIKQDFDKAFESVDVLVCPTSPTTAFKAGEKTDDPLSMYLSDLMTIPVNLAGLPGMSIPCGFDQQGLPIGLQLVSNVLEEGKLFNVGYAYEQSTEWHKQKPPLK
- a CDS encoding alpha/beta hydrolase, with protein sequence MINHFVVKAMVSGLGVGLIVYLTLCLVLAIWQHRLIFVPSRQMDYTPKDLGLNYEDVWLTVLNLEGKKERLHGWWIPANSSKIDNPKVILYFHGNGGNISYNLTPAQRFQSLGFSVFMIDYRGYGESEGNFPTEAEVYRDSQTAWHYLVEQRKIKPQNIIIYGHSLGGAIAIDLAVRQPQAGGIIAENTFTSLRQMVDYQSQFYQVFPIDLILHQRFDSLGKLRLLQIPLLLIHGTSDRTVPSFMSQRLFNLANVPKQLLLVPYADHNNVASVSGENYLEAIQEFNHLIDDNLTQRNVKDKAHFLPR